One Alnus glutinosa chromosome 3, dhAlnGlut1.1, whole genome shotgun sequence genomic region harbors:
- the LOC133862870 gene encoding SAC3 family protein A isoform X1 — MMNQGVSTETIPPVDSSSLENHHVVDASQGQTSSYFLPTAGSDAISWTTHRVDHNSTQNGTLPSSTSTYQYDYHTQPPTRNVQDGLNAASLPSSSSSLGTANVSQDYNGYASYPNSTDPYGYGSTGYPGYYNSYQQQQQQQQSNHSSYQQQQQQSNHSSYQQQQSNHSSYQQQQSNHSSYQPQQSNHSYSQTVGAYQNTGAPYQPLSSFQNTGSYAGPASYSSTYYNPGDYQTAGGYPSSGYSNQNTLWNDANYTNYTTHQYSNYTPDTTGAYSSGTTTAPSLHYQQQYKQWADYYSQTEVSCAPGTENISVANTSNVGCPIPGVSGGYPASNTQTPTSYTPSWRPESSSSELASVQPAAGISGANDGYWQHGAPSSQIHHTSPMQPQSQKSLDPKTSYDSFQDQQQTAYSQGPNVQYPATHQVPQSYQSPVQTVPSLDTRRVSKLQIPTNPRIASNLTFGFPKTDKDSSTTGAAAKPAYISVSPMPDEKVLSNSAADSILKPGMFPRSLRGYVERALARCKDDTEMAACQAVLKEMLTKATADGTLYTRDWDIEPLFPLPNVDAVNKDSFQSSTPGLSLPKYKRSPSRRSKSRWEPLPEEKSVDKSTSVVNNTVKYGGWINPNERDRKPFMGNNESKENNFTGMKFSPLAQKNASKNIQRQVKKQRFGDSLNAADNGDASSDSDKEQTLTAYYSSAIALANTPEERKRRESRSKRFEKGQGRQENNHFKPKKAGPGNLYGRRASALVLSKNFEDGGTRAVEDIDWDSLTVKGTCQEIEKRYLRLTSAPDPASVRPEEVLEKALDMVQNSQKNYLYKCDQLKSIRQDLTVQHICDQLTVKVYETHARLALEVGDLPEYNQCQSQLKTLYAEGIEGCHMEFSAYNLLCVILHSNNYRDLLSSMSRLSVEAKKDEAVKHALAVRAAVTSGNYVMFFRLYKTAPNLNTCLMDLYVEKMRYKAVSCMSRSYRPTIPVSYITQVLGFATATPRNEGSDEKDSDGLGECVDWLKAHGACFIEDNNGDMQLDTKASCSSLFMPEPEDAVSHGDASLAVNDFLTRTSL; from the exons ATGATGAATCAAGGAGTTAGTACTGAGACCATACCTCCCGTGGACTCCAGTTCGCTCGAG aACCATCACGTAGTTGATGCAAGCCAAGGACAGACATCTTCATATTTTCTCCCAACAGCTGGATCTGATGCCATATCATGGACCACTCACAGGGTGGATCATAACTCCACCCAGAATGGGACTCTTCCTAGTTCCACCTCCACGTACCAATATGATTACCACACACAGCCACCCACAAGAAATGTTCAAGATGGTCTGAATGCAGCATCCCTCCCTTCTAGTTCATCGAGTTTGGGAACAGCAAATGTATCACAAGATTACAATGGCTATGCATCATACCCTAATTCTACTGATCCATATGGTTATGGAAGCACAGGATACCCGGGTTACTATAATAGCTaccagcagcagcagcaacagcagCAGTCCAACCATTCGAGCTaccagcagcagcagcagcagtcTAACCACTCCAGCTATCAGCAGCAGCAGTCTAACCACTCCAGCTATCAGCAGCAGCAGTCTAACCACTCCAGCTATCAGCCGCAGCAGTCTAACCATTCCTACTCACAAACTGTAGGAGCATATCAAAACACAGGTGCTCCTTATCAGCCTCTTTCCTCATTTCAGAATACAGGGTCTTATGCTGGGCCTGCAAGTTATTCAAGCACTTACTACAATCCTGGTGATTATCAGACAGCTGGAGGTTATCCGAGTAGCGGTTACAGTAATCAGAATACCTTGTGGAATGATGCCAATTATACAAATTATACTACCCATCAGTATTCAAACTACACTCCAGACACTACTGGTGCTTATAGTTCTGGTACTACTACTGCACCTTCCCTGCATTATCAACAGCAGTACAAGCAATGGGCAGATTATTACAGTCAAACAGAAGTCAGCTGTGCTCCTGGCACGGAGAATATATCAGTCGCTAATACGTCTAATGTTGGGTGTCCAATCCCTGGTGTGAGTGGTGGATATCCAGCTTCAAATACCCAGACACCAACTTCTTATACCCCATCTTGGAGGCCAGAGTCCAGTTCATCTGAATTGGCTTCAGTGCAG cCTGCTGCAGGAATTAGTGGTGCCAATGATGGTTACTGGCAACATGGGGCTCCAAGTTCTCAAATTCACCACACTAGTCCTATGCAACCCCAATCTCAAAAGTCTTTGGATCCAAAAACTTCCTATGATAGCTTTCAGGATCAACAGCAAACTGCGTATTCTCAAGGACCTAATGTACAATATCCTGCTACTCATCAGGTGCCCCAGAGTTATCAATCACCTGTGCAAACTGTTCCATCTTTGGATACACGAAGGGTAAGCAAATTGCAGATTCCAACAAACCCTAGAATTGCTTCAAATTTGACCTTCGGTTTTCCAAAAACGGATAAGGATAGCTCTACAACCGGTGCAGCAGCAAAACCTGCTTATATCAGTGTTTCACCAATGCCAGATGAGAAAGTATTATCTAATAGTGCTGCTGATTCTATACTCAAG CCTGGTATGTTCCCCAGGTCGCTGCGCGGTTATGTTGAAAGGGCTTTGGCTCGCTGTAAAGATGATACAGAAATGGCAGCCTGCCAGGCTGTCCTGAAGGAG ATGCTCACCAAGGCAACTGCGGATGGTACACTTTACACACGAGACTGGGATATTGAGCCACTTTTCCCATTACCAAATGTGGATGCAGTCAACAaaga CAGTTTTCAGAGTTCAACCCCAGGTTTGTCATTGCCAAAGTACAAAAGAAGTCCAAGTAGAAGATCTAAAAGTAGGTGGGAGCCTTTACCGGAGGAGAAATCAGTTGACAAGTCAACATCTGTTGTGAATAATACAGTGAAATATGGTGGCTGGATAAACCCCAATGAGAGGGATAGAAAG CCTTTTATGGGGAATAATGAGAGCAAGGAGAATAATTTTACGGGTATGAAATTCTCTCCACTGGCCCAGAAAAATGCAAGTAAGAACATCCAGAGGCAGGTTAAGAAGCAGCGTTTTGGTGATAGTTTGAATGCTGCTGATAATGGTGATGCATCTAGTGATAGTGATAAGGAACAAACTTTAACAGCATATTATTCTAGTGCAATAGCACTTGCAAATACACCAGAGGAGAGAAAGAGGCGTGAAAGTCGCTCTAAGCGTTTTGAAAAAGGGCAAGGGCGCCAAGAAAATAATCACTTCAAACCAAAAAAGGCTGGACCTGGAAACCTGTACGGTAGAAGGGCTAGTGCCTTGGTGCTTAGCAAAAACTTTGAAGATGGTGGGACCAGGGCTGTTGAGGACATCGACTGGGATTCCCTTACTGTCAAGGGCACGTGCCAGGAGATTGAGAAACGTTATTTGCGTCTTACATCTGCACCTGATCCTGCCAGT GTAAGACCAGAAGAAGTGTTAGAAAAAGCTCTGGATATGGTTCAGAATTCTCAAAAGAATTACCTATATAAATGTGATCAGTTGAAGTCTATTCGCCAAGATCTAACTGTACAACATATATGCGATCAGCTAACAGTAAAG GTATACGAAACTCATGCCCGTTTAGCTCTGGAGGTTGGGGACCTGCCTGAGTATAATCAG TGCCAGTCTCAATTGAAAACCCTTTATGCTGAAGGAATTGAGGGATGCCATATGGAGTTTTCTGCTTACAACTTACTCTGTGTCATATTGCACTCTAATAATTACAGAGATCTCTTATCATCGATGTCGAG ATTGTCTGTTGAAGCAAAAAAGGATGAAGCCGTAAAACATGCTCTTGCAGTTCGTGCAGCTGTCACTTCTGGAAATTATGTCATGTTTTTTAGACTGTACAAGACGGCTCCTAACTTGAATACCTGCCTTATGG ATCTTTATGTTGAAAAGATGCGGTACAAGGCTGTGAGTTGCATGTCTCGTTCTTATCGCCCAACAATACCTGTTTCATACATCACTCAGGTTCTGGGTTTCGCCACTGCCACACCTAGGAATGAAGGAAGTGATGAGAAGGACTCAGATGGATTAGGGGAGTGTGTGGATTGGTTGAAGGCACATGGTGCATGCTTTATTGAAGATAACAATGGAGATATGCAACTCGATACAAAA GCTTCCTGTTCAAGTCTTTTCATGCCGGAGCCGGAAGATGCTGTGTCCCATGGAGATGCCAGTCTTGCTGTTAATGATTTTCTGACACGAACATCCTTATAG
- the LOC133862870 gene encoding SAC3 family protein A isoform X2, producing the protein MMNQGVSTETIPPVDSSSLENHHVVDASQGQTSSYFLPTAGSDAISWTTHRVDHNSTQNGTLPSSTSTYQYDYHTQPPTRNVQDGLNAASLPSSSSSLGTANVSQDYNGYASYPNSTDPYGYGSTGYPGYYNSYQQQQQQQQSNHSSYQQQQQQSNHSSYQQQQSNHSSYQQQQSNHSSYQPQQSNHSYSQTVGAYQNTGAPYQPLSSFQNTGSYAGPASYSSTYYNPGDYQTAGGYPSSGYSNQNTLWNDANYTNYTTHQYSNYTPDTTGAYSSGTTTAPSLHYQQQYKQWADYYSQTEVSCAPGTENISVANTSNVGCPIPGVSGGYPASNTQTPTSYTPSWRPESSSSELASVQPAAGISGANDGYWQHGAPSSQIHHTSPMQPQSQKSLDPKTSYDSFQDQQQTAYSQGPNVQYPATHQVPQSYQSPVQTVPSLDTRRVSKLQIPTNPRIASNLTFGFPKTDKDSSTTGAAAKPAYISVSPMPDEKVLSNSAADSILKPGMFPRSLRGYVERALARCKDDTEMAACQAVLKEMLTKATADGTLYTRDWDIEPLFPLPNVDAVNKDFQSSTPGLSLPKYKRSPSRRSKSRWEPLPEEKSVDKSTSVVNNTVKYGGWINPNERDRKPFMGNNESKENNFTGMKFSPLAQKNASKNIQRQVKKQRFGDSLNAADNGDASSDSDKEQTLTAYYSSAIALANTPEERKRRESRSKRFEKGQGRQENNHFKPKKAGPGNLYGRRASALVLSKNFEDGGTRAVEDIDWDSLTVKGTCQEIEKRYLRLTSAPDPASVRPEEVLEKALDMVQNSQKNYLYKCDQLKSIRQDLTVQHICDQLTVKVYETHARLALEVGDLPEYNQCQSQLKTLYAEGIEGCHMEFSAYNLLCVILHSNNYRDLLSSMSRLSVEAKKDEAVKHALAVRAAVTSGNYVMFFRLYKTAPNLNTCLMDLYVEKMRYKAVSCMSRSYRPTIPVSYITQVLGFATATPRNEGSDEKDSDGLGECVDWLKAHGACFIEDNNGDMQLDTKASCSSLFMPEPEDAVSHGDASLAVNDFLTRTSL; encoded by the exons ATGATGAATCAAGGAGTTAGTACTGAGACCATACCTCCCGTGGACTCCAGTTCGCTCGAG aACCATCACGTAGTTGATGCAAGCCAAGGACAGACATCTTCATATTTTCTCCCAACAGCTGGATCTGATGCCATATCATGGACCACTCACAGGGTGGATCATAACTCCACCCAGAATGGGACTCTTCCTAGTTCCACCTCCACGTACCAATATGATTACCACACACAGCCACCCACAAGAAATGTTCAAGATGGTCTGAATGCAGCATCCCTCCCTTCTAGTTCATCGAGTTTGGGAACAGCAAATGTATCACAAGATTACAATGGCTATGCATCATACCCTAATTCTACTGATCCATATGGTTATGGAAGCACAGGATACCCGGGTTACTATAATAGCTaccagcagcagcagcaacagcagCAGTCCAACCATTCGAGCTaccagcagcagcagcagcagtcTAACCACTCCAGCTATCAGCAGCAGCAGTCTAACCACTCCAGCTATCAGCAGCAGCAGTCTAACCACTCCAGCTATCAGCCGCAGCAGTCTAACCATTCCTACTCACAAACTGTAGGAGCATATCAAAACACAGGTGCTCCTTATCAGCCTCTTTCCTCATTTCAGAATACAGGGTCTTATGCTGGGCCTGCAAGTTATTCAAGCACTTACTACAATCCTGGTGATTATCAGACAGCTGGAGGTTATCCGAGTAGCGGTTACAGTAATCAGAATACCTTGTGGAATGATGCCAATTATACAAATTATACTACCCATCAGTATTCAAACTACACTCCAGACACTACTGGTGCTTATAGTTCTGGTACTACTACTGCACCTTCCCTGCATTATCAACAGCAGTACAAGCAATGGGCAGATTATTACAGTCAAACAGAAGTCAGCTGTGCTCCTGGCACGGAGAATATATCAGTCGCTAATACGTCTAATGTTGGGTGTCCAATCCCTGGTGTGAGTGGTGGATATCCAGCTTCAAATACCCAGACACCAACTTCTTATACCCCATCTTGGAGGCCAGAGTCCAGTTCATCTGAATTGGCTTCAGTGCAG cCTGCTGCAGGAATTAGTGGTGCCAATGATGGTTACTGGCAACATGGGGCTCCAAGTTCTCAAATTCACCACACTAGTCCTATGCAACCCCAATCTCAAAAGTCTTTGGATCCAAAAACTTCCTATGATAGCTTTCAGGATCAACAGCAAACTGCGTATTCTCAAGGACCTAATGTACAATATCCTGCTACTCATCAGGTGCCCCAGAGTTATCAATCACCTGTGCAAACTGTTCCATCTTTGGATACACGAAGGGTAAGCAAATTGCAGATTCCAACAAACCCTAGAATTGCTTCAAATTTGACCTTCGGTTTTCCAAAAACGGATAAGGATAGCTCTACAACCGGTGCAGCAGCAAAACCTGCTTATATCAGTGTTTCACCAATGCCAGATGAGAAAGTATTATCTAATAGTGCTGCTGATTCTATACTCAAG CCTGGTATGTTCCCCAGGTCGCTGCGCGGTTATGTTGAAAGGGCTTTGGCTCGCTGTAAAGATGATACAGAAATGGCAGCCTGCCAGGCTGTCCTGAAGGAG ATGCTCACCAAGGCAACTGCGGATGGTACACTTTACACACGAGACTGGGATATTGAGCCACTTTTCCCATTACCAAATGTGGATGCAGTCAACAaaga TTTTCAGAGTTCAACCCCAGGTTTGTCATTGCCAAAGTACAAAAGAAGTCCAAGTAGAAGATCTAAAAGTAGGTGGGAGCCTTTACCGGAGGAGAAATCAGTTGACAAGTCAACATCTGTTGTGAATAATACAGTGAAATATGGTGGCTGGATAAACCCCAATGAGAGGGATAGAAAG CCTTTTATGGGGAATAATGAGAGCAAGGAGAATAATTTTACGGGTATGAAATTCTCTCCACTGGCCCAGAAAAATGCAAGTAAGAACATCCAGAGGCAGGTTAAGAAGCAGCGTTTTGGTGATAGTTTGAATGCTGCTGATAATGGTGATGCATCTAGTGATAGTGATAAGGAACAAACTTTAACAGCATATTATTCTAGTGCAATAGCACTTGCAAATACACCAGAGGAGAGAAAGAGGCGTGAAAGTCGCTCTAAGCGTTTTGAAAAAGGGCAAGGGCGCCAAGAAAATAATCACTTCAAACCAAAAAAGGCTGGACCTGGAAACCTGTACGGTAGAAGGGCTAGTGCCTTGGTGCTTAGCAAAAACTTTGAAGATGGTGGGACCAGGGCTGTTGAGGACATCGACTGGGATTCCCTTACTGTCAAGGGCACGTGCCAGGAGATTGAGAAACGTTATTTGCGTCTTACATCTGCACCTGATCCTGCCAGT GTAAGACCAGAAGAAGTGTTAGAAAAAGCTCTGGATATGGTTCAGAATTCTCAAAAGAATTACCTATATAAATGTGATCAGTTGAAGTCTATTCGCCAAGATCTAACTGTACAACATATATGCGATCAGCTAACAGTAAAG GTATACGAAACTCATGCCCGTTTAGCTCTGGAGGTTGGGGACCTGCCTGAGTATAATCAG TGCCAGTCTCAATTGAAAACCCTTTATGCTGAAGGAATTGAGGGATGCCATATGGAGTTTTCTGCTTACAACTTACTCTGTGTCATATTGCACTCTAATAATTACAGAGATCTCTTATCATCGATGTCGAG ATTGTCTGTTGAAGCAAAAAAGGATGAAGCCGTAAAACATGCTCTTGCAGTTCGTGCAGCTGTCACTTCTGGAAATTATGTCATGTTTTTTAGACTGTACAAGACGGCTCCTAACTTGAATACCTGCCTTATGG ATCTTTATGTTGAAAAGATGCGGTACAAGGCTGTGAGTTGCATGTCTCGTTCTTATCGCCCAACAATACCTGTTTCATACATCACTCAGGTTCTGGGTTTCGCCACTGCCACACCTAGGAATGAAGGAAGTGATGAGAAGGACTCAGATGGATTAGGGGAGTGTGTGGATTGGTTGAAGGCACATGGTGCATGCTTTATTGAAGATAACAATGGAGATATGCAACTCGATACAAAA GCTTCCTGTTCAAGTCTTTTCATGCCGGAGCCGGAAGATGCTGTGTCCCATGGAGATGCCAGTCTTGCTGTTAATGATTTTCTGACACGAACATCCTTATAG
- the LOC133864575 gene encoding ABC transporter G family member 1-like, which translates to MSRIAAENFSPARGTLGISSHMELDDDLSSRANTSASPTLGQLLKRVGDARKVATGDGNETPVHQIVDLTDATLEPRPLPFVLSFSNLTYSIKVRRKMSFPGIFSRERNRLGAATTASPEAGESLFTRTKTLLNDISGEARDGEIMAVLGASGSGKSTLIDALANRIAKGSLKGTVTLNGEVLESRLLKVISAYVMQDDLLFPMLTVEETLMFSAEFRLPRTLSRSKKKMRVQALIDQLGLRNAAKTIIGDEGHRGVSGGERRRVSIGIDIIHDPIILFLDEPTSGLDSTSAFMVVKVLQRIAQSGSIVIMSVHQPSYRILGLLDRLIFLSRGQTVYSGSPTNVPLFFAEFGHPIPDSENRTEFALDLIRELEASPGGSKSLVEFNKSWQNMKQSNNTTRSSETDRQGLSLKEAISASISRGKLVSGATNTATSASSMVPRFANPLWIEMAVLAKRSVKNSRRTPELFGIRLAAVMVTGIILATVFWRLDNSPKGVQERLGFFAFAMSTTYYSCADALPVFLQQRYIFIRETAYNAYRRSSYVLSHALVSLPPLVLLSVAFACTTFWAVGLDGGLSGFLFYLLTIFASFWAGNSFVTFLSGVVPHVMLGYTIVVAILAYFLLFSGFFINRDRIPSYWLWFHYLSLVKYPFEAVLQNEFSDSTKCFVKGVQIFDNSPLGAVPTALKLKLLDNISGTLGVKITGSTCLTTGTDILQQQGITDLSKWNCLWITMAWGFFFRILFYFCLMLGSKNKRR; encoded by the coding sequence ATGTCTCGTATTGCAGCAGAGAATTTCTCGCCGGCGAGAGGTACTCTGGGAATTTCCAGTCACATGGAGCTCGACGACGACCTCTCATCACGCGCCAACACCAGCGCGTCTCCGACACTCGGCCAGCTCCTGAAGCGAGTCGGCGATGCGCGGAAAGTGGCCACCGGAGACGGAAACGAGACGCCGGTGCACCAGATCGTCGACCTCACCGACGCGACACTCGAGCCTCGGCCCCTACCTTTCGTCCTTTCTTTCAGCAACTTGACCTACAGCATCAAGGTCCGCCGGAAGATGAGCTTTCCGGGTATCTTCTCCCGGGAAAGAAACCGGCTTGGTGCCGCCACGACGGCCTCTCCGGAGGCTGGAGAGAGCCTGTTCACAAGGACGAAGACTCTCCTGAACGACATTTCCGGCGAGGCCCGCGACGGCGAGATTATGGCCGTGCTCGGCGCGAGCGGTTCCGGGAAGTCCACGCTGATCGACGCGCTGGCAAACCGCATCGCCAAGGGAAGCCTGAAAGGAACCGTGACTCTGAACGGCGAGGTCCTGGAATCTCGGCTCTTGAAGGTGATTTCGGCTTATGTAATGCAAGATGACCTGTTATTCCCGATGCTCACCGTCGAAGAAACCCTAATGTTCTCGGCGGAGTTTCGTTTGCCTCGGACTCTCTCAAGGtccaagaagaagatgagagtCCAAGCCCTAATAGACCAATTGGGGCTCCGAAACGCCGCCAAGACCATAATCGGCGACGAAGGCCACCGCGGCGTGTCTGGCGGGGAGCGCCGCCGAGTCTCGATCGGCATCGACATAATCCACGACCCGATCATCCTCTTCCTCGACGAGCCGACCTCGGGGCTCGACTCCACGAGCGCTTTCATGGTGGTCAAAGTTCTCCAGAGAATTGCTCAGAGCGGAAGCATCGTCATCATGTCTGTACACCAGCCGAGTTACAGAATTCTCGGGTTACTCGACCGCTTGATTTTCCTGTCTCGCGGACAAACCGTCTACAGTGGCTCGCCGACTAACGTGCCTCTATTTTTCGCcgagttcggccaccccatacCGGACAGCGAGAACCGGACCGAATTCGCGCTCGACCTTATACGAGAACTGGAGGCATCGCCTGGTGGATCTAAGAGCTTGGTCGAGTTCAACAAGTCGTGGCAGAACATGAAGCAGAGCAACAACACGACTCGGAGCTCCGAGACGGACCGGCAGGGCTTATCGCTCAAGGAAGCGATAAGCGCCAGCATTTCGCGAGGCAAGCTAGTCTCGGGCGCCACCAACACAGCTACCAGCGCGTCCTCGATGGTCCCGAGATTCGCGAACCCGCTTTGGATCGAAATGGCGGTGCTAGCGAAACGGTCGGTGAAGAACTCACGGCGAACGCCGGAGCTCTTCGGAATCCGATTGGCGGCGGTGATGGTGACGGGGATCATCCTTGCCACCGTGTTCTGGAGGCTAGATAACTCGCCCAAAGGAGTCCAAGAACGCCTAGGGTTCTTCGCGTTCGCCATGTCCACCACCTACTACTCCTGCGCCGATGCACTCCCTGTTTTCCTCCAACAGCGCTACATCTTCATAAGGGAGACGGCTTACAACGCCTACCGCCGTTCCTCCTACGTGCTCTCCCACGCACTCGTCTCCTTGCCTCCGCTGGTCTTGCTTTCCGTGGCCTTTGCTTGCACCACGTTTTGGGCGGTGGGCCTCGACGGAGGGCTTTCCGGGTTCCTTTTCTATTTGCTAACGATCTTCGCTTCCTTCTGGGCAGGCAACTCCTTCGTTACTTTCCTATCCGGCGTCGTTCCGCACGTCATGCTCGGGTACACCATCGTCGTGGCCATCCTGGCCTATTTCCTTCTCTTCAGCGGCTTCTTCATAAACCGCGACCGAATCCCGAGCTACTGGCTTTGGTTCCATTACCTCTCGCTGGTGAAGTACCCGTTCGAGGCGGTTCTGCAGAACGAGTTCAGCGACTCCACCAAGTGCTTTGTAAAGGGCGTTCAGATCTTCGACAACTCGCCGCTCGGAGCAGTCCCCACGGCCCTGAAACTGAAGCTGTTGGATAACATAAGCGGCACTCTTGGGGTGAAGATTACGGGCTCCACGTGCTTGACCACAGGCACGGACATATTGCAGCAGCAGGGGATCACTGATCTGAGCAAGTGGAACTGCCTGTGGATAACTATGGCTTGGGGCTTCTTCTTCAGGATTCTGTTCTACTTTTGTTTGATGCTGGGAAGCAAGAACAAGAGGAGGTGA
- the LOC133864072 gene encoding uncharacterized protein LOC133864072, with translation MATIPSSSLQLSSTFPLASSPPKPHAPKHSLSFTTRATDPQTPPSESEPEPSEAGSDSKADSFENRLTQVRLRYRSGTGKKAELRKGRKAKKGGGGQSGSGMYLPPVSLKEPVSGGLKVDFGFSPYSERINGRIAILGLSALLLVELATGKSVINYHTPSIVLIQIYFVAAVAAMYVKYEKERISVWPQSSSAKE, from the coding sequence ATGGCGACCATACCATCATCGTCTCTGCAACTCTCAAGCACTTTCCCACTCGCCTCATCCCCACCCAAGCCCCACGCTCCCAAGCATTCACTCTCCTTCACCACCCGGGCCACAGATCCACAAACACCGCCATCCGAATCGGAACCGGAGCCATCCGAGGCCGGATCCGATTCCAAAGCAGACTCCTTCGAGAACCGCCTCACGCAGGTCCGTCTCCGTTACAGGAGCGGGACCGGGAAGAAAGCGGAGCTCCGAAAGGGCCGAAAGGCCAAGAAGGGCGGGGGCGGGCAGTCCGGGTCGGGAATGTACCTGCCGCCGGTGTCGCTGAAAGAACCGGTTTCGGGCGGGTTGAAAGTGGATTTCGGATTCAGCCCGTACAGTGAGAGGATAAACGGGCGGATCGCGATTCTGGGGCTATCGGCTTTGCTATTGGTGGAGCTAGCCACGGGTAAGAGCGTGATAAATTATCACACGCCGTCGATCGTGCTAATTCAGATATATTTTGTTGCGGCGGTTGCGGCTATGTATGTGAAATATGAGAAAGAGAGGATCAGCGTGTGGCCCCAATCCTCTTCTGCTAAGGAATGA